A region of Venenivibrio stagnispumantis DNA encodes the following proteins:
- a CDS encoding LysM peptidoglycan-binding domain-containing protein: protein MNLKLSIKRGLIAVLSLTTLSFAETYEVKKGDTIEKISKKFGVSQEEILKANNIKDPRKLRAGDKIEIPTKKSQKEEEKSKKNKKESSTENKSEVDLSKCEIYEIKRGGRLENVAKRTGVPVEKLEKLNNLDRNSWLKAGTKVCIARKSEREEKESRENLNIISSCDVIYNPKNDTSLKEIARRFKVSVSQLKKLNNLKSDKVKAGQIICIESEELSKKLEKKPEKDYVIYKVKRGDTLQKIADKFNVSPQDILEENNLKSEKSLKAGERIKIPIEVSKKTAEEKPEKNNLPEKVEKIPQAEKLPPQTKPKEEEISLPTENLFIWPVKGDIIAKFENSEQIRHLGLDIKTECKKDVVATYDGKVIYTGDNVKGFGNIVVIRHENGFTTVYGYLDDIDVKIGQRVKKGDVIGKTGKIKDSDMCGLYFEVRKGITPIDPLAVLPK, encoded by the coding sequence ATGAATTTAAAATTGAGTATTAAAAGAGGACTAATTGCAGTTTTATCATTAACAACTTTATCTTTTGCCGAAACTTACGAAGTTAAAAAAGGAGATACTATAGAGAAAATATCAAAAAAATTTGGCGTTTCACAGGAAGAGATATTAAAAGCTAATAATATAAAAGACCCAAGGAAATTAAGAGCCGGAGATAAAATAGAAATACCTACAAAAAAATCTCAAAAAGAAGAGGAAAAATCCAAAAAAAATAAAAAAGAAAGTTCTACGGAAAATAAATCTGAAGTAGATTTGTCTAAATGTGAAATTTATGAGATAAAAAGAGGTGGAAGACTTGAAAATGTAGCAAAAAGAACCGGTGTTCCTGTTGAAAAACTTGAAAAACTAAATAATTTAGATAGAAATAGCTGGTTAAAAGCCGGTACAAAAGTATGTATAGCAAGAAAATCAGAAAGAGAAGAGAAAGAATCAAGAGAAAATTTAAATATAATCTCTTCCTGTGATGTTATTTATAATCCCAAAAACGATACATCTTTAAAAGAGATTGCAAGAAGATTTAAAGTTTCTGTTTCTCAGCTTAAAAAATTAAATAATCTAAAATCAGATAAAGTCAAAGCAGGACAGATTATCTGTATTGAGTCGGAAGAATTATCAAAAAAATTAGAGAAAAAACCGGAAAAAGATTATGTAATTTATAAAGTAAAAAGAGGGGATACTTTACAAAAAATTGCAGACAAATTTAATGTTTCACCACAAGATATTTTAGAAGAAAATAATCTAAAAAGCGAAAAAAGTTTAAAAGCAGGGGAAAGAATAAAAATACCAATAGAAGTAAGCAAAAAAACTGCTGAAGAAAAACCGGAGAAAAATAATCTTCCTGAAAAAGTGGAAAAAATTCCACAAGCTGAAAAATTACCACCTCAAACAAAACCTAAGGAAGAAGAAATATCTCTACCTACAGAAAACCTATTCATATGGCCAGTAAAAGGTGATATAATTGCTAAATTTGAAAATAGTGAGCAAATTAGACATCTGGGACTTGATATAAAAACAGAATGTAAAAAAGATGTTGTGGCGACCTATGATGGAAAAGTTATATATACAGGAGATAATGTTAAAGGTTTTGGGAATATAGTAGTAATAAGACATGAAAATGGTTTTACTACTGTTTATGGATATTTAGATGATATAGATGTGAAAATAGGACAAAGGGTTAAAAAAGGTGATGTAATAGGTAAAACTGGTAAAATTAAAGATTCAGATATGTGTGGTTTATATTTTGAAGTTAGAAAAGGTATAACACCGATAGACCCACTGGCAGTTTTACCCAAATGA
- a CDS encoding DUF6394 family protein has protein sequence MIKWGKVWSDFFIVLALTSNIGFIFSEDPYQLVIAITVNLIATVLKFGAKKILTAEMLSASLVADLHLIPATLLYFTGTHLPLAKALAIGAAVANVISIVLLIVEIVFEYRREEEERF, from the coding sequence ATGATAAAATGGGGAAAAGTTTGGTCTGATTTTTTCATTGTTCTTGCTTTAACAAGTAATATAGGATTTATATTCAGTGAAGACCCTTATCAACTTGTTATTGCTATTACAGTAAATCTAATTGCTACTGTTTTAAAATTTGGAGCTAAAAAGATATTGACTGCAGAAATGCTTTCAGCTTCATTAGTTGCTGATTTACATCTTATACCTGCAACTTTATTATATTTCACAGGAACACATCTACCTCTTGCAAAAGCTCTTGCTATAGGTGCTGCCGTTGCAAATGTTATATCAATTGTTCTTTTAATTGTTGAGATTGTTTTTGAATATAGAAGAGAAGAAGAAGAGAGATTTTAA
- the lptB gene encoding LPS export ABC transporter ATP-binding protein produces MKASVLKLENIKKRYKEKVAVDDISLYIKQGEIVGLLGPNGAGKTTTFKIILGFIKPDNGKVLIDEEEITYLPVYKRALKGLSFLPQEPSIFRDLTVLENLTIFLEFQDLTESQIYEKAEELLKEFDIYHLKNQKAGTLSGGERRRLEIARTLITNPSFLLLDEPFAGVDPISVKEINNLIKAVVERDIGVIITDHNVRETLKTTDRAYIIAHGKVIAEGTPTKIVEDPDVKKIFLGEDFKLS; encoded by the coding sequence ATGAAAGCTTCTGTTTTAAAACTTGAAAATATAAAAAAAAGATATAAAGAAAAAGTAGCCGTAGATGATATCTCACTTTATATAAAACAGGGAGAGATAGTAGGCTTACTTGGGCCAAATGGTGCAGGTAAGACTACTACCTTTAAAATAATACTTGGGTTTATAAAACCTGATAATGGTAAAGTTTTGATAGATGAAGAAGAGATAACTTATTTACCGGTTTATAAAAGAGCTTTAAAAGGATTATCTTTTTTGCCTCAAGAACCTTCTATATTTAGGGATTTAACTGTTTTAGAAAATCTAACTATATTTCTTGAATTTCAAGATTTAACAGAATCCCAAATTTATGAAAAAGCAGAAGAACTACTTAAAGAGTTTGATATATATCATCTTAAAAATCAAAAAGCAGGAACATTATCCGGTGGAGAAAGAAGAAGATTAGAAATAGCCAGAACATTAATAACAAATCCTTCATTTTTACTTTTGGATGAACCTTTTGCCGGTGTAGACCCAATTTCTGTAAAAGAGATAAATAATCTTATAAAAGCCGTTGTAGAAAGAGATATAGGTGTAATAATAACAGACCATAATGTAAGGGAAACATTAAAAACAACCGACAGGGCATATATCATAGCCCATGGAAAAGTAATAGCAGAGGGAACTCCTACAAAAATAGTAGAAGACCCTGATGTGAAAAAAATATTTCTCGGAGAAGATTTTAAACTTAGTTAA
- a CDS encoding acylphosphatase, with protein MALLHIIFAGRVQGVGFRRFVKNKADEFGVKGFVRNLADGTVEVMAEGDEEVLKAFMEAIEEGPPLASVNGLRYEFLDKEGGYNEFKIEY; from the coding sequence ATGGCTTTATTACACATCATATTTGCCGGAAGAGTTCAGGGTGTAGGATTTAGAAGATTTGTAAAAAATAAAGCCGATGAATTTGGAGTAAAAGGATTTGTTAGGAATCTTGCAGATGGGACTGTGGAAGTGATGGCAGAAGGAGATGAAGAAGTATTAAAAGCATTTATGGAAGCAATAGAAGAAGGGCCACCACTTGCATCTGTAAATGGTTTAAGATATGAATTTCTTGATAAAGAAGGAGGATATAATGAATTTAAAATTGAGTATTAA
- the mobB gene encoding molybdopterin-guanine dinucleotide biosynthesis protein B, whose protein sequence is MKFPVIAIVGAHNSGKTTFLEKVVNILTEEGYNIAVIKHDPKGKAKTDTEGKDSYKIYQAGAKQVIIASPERLSIFVRVKDYNLEDIYNYIDKDVDMVLIEGFKAYPNIDKYEVIRKEENRDLLVKDITGVITDYYDYPLKFDINNPKEFIDYIKDKYLKR, encoded by the coding sequence ATGAAATTTCCGGTTATAGCTATAGTAGGAGCACACAATAGCGGAAAAACAACTTTCTTGGAGAAAGTGGTAAATATTCTTACAGAAGAAGGGTATAATATAGCAGTTATTAAACATGACCCAAAAGGAAAAGCAAAAACAGATACAGAAGGTAAAGATAGCTACAAAATTTATCAGGCAGGAGCAAAACAGGTAATTATAGCCTCACCGGAAAGATTGTCTATATTTGTGAGAGTTAAAGATTATAATTTAGAAGATATATATAATTATATAGATAAAGATGTAGATATGGTTCTAATAGAAGGCTTTAAAGCATACCCAAATATAGATAAATATGAGGTAATAAGAAAAGAAGAAAATAGAGATTTATTGGTTAAAGATATAACAGGTGTTATAACAGATTATTATGATTACCCATTAAAATTTGATATAAACAATCCGAAAGAATTTATTGATTATATTAAAGATAAATATTTAAAGAGGTGA
- a CDS encoding polyphenol oxidase family protein codes for MKRLTFGKTNIVWTEKKDGNFKIKENRINLAKKFGFDDIVVPNQKHTNIITTLENIPVESDGIFTDKKYKPIGVLTADCMPIVIFSSNEIAVIHAGWKGLFNGIIENSLNLFKEKKLKAFIGASIRSCCYEVSQDFINSLNISKKFFTISNSKIYLSLQDIAKEKLKNVEIIDTEECTKCSCNYFSYRNKDIEERILTFAWIGD; via the coding sequence ATGAAAAGATTAACTTTTGGAAAAACAAATATAGTTTGGACAGAAAAAAAAGATGGAAATTTTAAAATCAAAGAAAACCGGATAAATCTTGCAAAAAAGTTTGGATTTGATGATATAGTAGTTCCAAATCAAAAACATACAAATATTATTACCACTTTGGAAAATATTCCGGTAGAAAGCGATGGAATATTTACAGATAAAAAATATAAACCGATAGGAGTTTTAACAGCAGATTGTATGCCGATTGTAATTTTCTCAAGCAATGAGATTGCTGTTATCCATGCCGGCTGGAAAGGATTATTTAATGGAATAATAGAAAATAGTTTAAATTTATTTAAAGAAAAAAAGTTAAAAGCTTTTATCGGAGCAAGTATAAGAAGTTGCTGTTACGAAGTTAGTCAAGATTTTATAAATAGCTTGAATATATCTAAAAAATTTTTTACAATATCTAACAGCAAGATATATTTATCTTTACAGGATATAGCAAAGGAAAAATTAAAAAATGTAGAAATTATTGATACTGAAGAATGCACAAAATGTAGCTGTAATTATTTTTCATACAGAAATAAAGATATAGAAGAAAGAATTTTAACATTTGCATGGATAGGAGATTAA
- the accD gene encoding acetyl-CoA carboxylase, carboxyltransferase subunit beta → MGFKDILDKLKGKRKVIIKEGEWIKCEKCKTLLFSEDLIKNQKICPHCGYAFRMNAKERVDLLLDEIYSYDLFPKIKPVDVLNFKDTKKYKDRLKEAKEKTGLEDAIIIANGKMIDKEVVIASMDFNFMGGSMGSAVGAKFVRGVEFAIQKKIPFISVAASGGARMQESILSLMQMAKTAISIDRLNKAKLPYISVLTDPTMGGVSASFAFLGDVIIAEPESLIGFAGPRVIEQTIKQQLPEGFQKSEFLLEKGQIDMVVDRKNLKKTIYTILKHTHRQ, encoded by the coding sequence ATGGGATTTAAAGATATTTTAGATAAATTAAAAGGTAAAAGAAAAGTTATTATTAAAGAAGGCGAATGGATAAAATGCGAAAAATGTAAAACATTACTATTTAGTGAAGATTTAATAAAAAATCAAAAGATATGTCCCCATTGTGGATATGCATTTAGAATGAATGCAAAAGAAAGGGTAGATTTATTACTTGATGAGATTTACTCTTATGATTTATTCCCAAAAATTAAACCGGTAGATGTTTTAAATTTCAAAGATACAAAAAAATATAAAGATAGATTAAAAGAGGCAAAAGAAAAAACCGGTTTGGAAGATGCAATTATAATAGCAAATGGAAAGATGATAGATAAAGAAGTTGTTATTGCTTCTATGGATTTTAATTTTATGGGCGGAAGTATGGGAAGTGCTGTTGGAGCAAAATTTGTAAGAGGTGTTGAGTTTGCTATACAAAAGAAAATACCTTTTATCTCTGTGGCAGCATCCGGTGGAGCAAGAATGCAGGAAAGTATACTTTCATTAATGCAGATGGCAAAAACAGCAATATCCATAGATAGATTAAATAAAGCTAAACTTCCATATATCTCTGTCTTGACAGACCCTACAATGGGAGGAGTTTCTGCAAGTTTTGCTTTTCTCGGAGATGTAATAATAGCAGAGCCGGAAAGTTTAATAGGTTTTGCAGGGCCAAGGGTAATAGAACAGACAATAAAACAACAACTTCCGGAAGGATTTCAAAAATCAGAATTTTTACTTGAAAAAGGACAGATAGATATGGTTGTTGATAGAAAAAATTTGAAAAAAACAATTTATACAATATTAAAACATACCCACAGGCAGTAA
- the purL gene encoding phosphoribosylformylglycinamidine synthase subunit PurL — translation MEEKLLSAHGLNIQEYKRIIELIGREPNEVELGVFGALWSEHCSYKSSKPFLKVFPTKAPWVLQGPGENAGVVEIDENVAVVFKVESHNHPSYIEPFHGAATGVGGIIRDILSMGARPIALADSLRFGDLRNDGKRKGIKDTKPILKRVVEGIGFYGNCIGVPTVAGETVFDEVYAGNPLVNAFCLGILKKDKIYRARATKIGQKLVMVGSSTGRDGIHGATMASAEFSAETESKRPNVQIGDPFFGKRLIEATLEVMEKNLIAGCQDFGAAGLAGSTSEFGAKSKMGVNVYLENVPLREEGMTPYEILLSESQERMLYAVDEENVEEVIKIAKKHGLEAAVIGETTEGNRLKVYYKDQIVVDLPISAIVDDAPVYDRPRKEPSYLKKVKSFNQDELPKVDLKEAITKIISSLNIADKSWVYSQYDHEVGTNTVVKPGSDAAIIRLKWPARPELYSEKAIAISSDGNGKWVYLDPYEGGKRVVTESIRNLYVSGAKPLAITDCINWGNPENPEILWQLEQATKGMAKACEELNTPVIGGNVSLYNETVLEDKRINIYPTPVVVAVGVLDKPEYAIPSFYQSEGNYIAIVGEIDKKPNIAGSEFLKEIHGKVAGDIGETNLTVEKKLLSFILSNREYIKSAHDVSDGGLITALLEPAFEKDLGIDITINTPYREDFELFDELRSIIVISISEKDISKLEEEAKKNEIGFRIIGKITDDKKFKLKINDIQIEEDIRKLKQLWKEGFKKYVI, via the coding sequence ATGGAAGAAAAATTGTTATCTGCCCACGGATTAAATATTCAGGAGTATAAAAGAATTATAGAATTAATAGGTAGAGAGCCTAATGAAGTAGAACTTGGAGTTTTTGGAGCTTTATGGAGCGAGCATTGCTCTTATAAATCTTCCAAACCATTTTTAAAAGTTTTTCCTACAAAAGCTCCATGGGTATTACAGGGGCCGGGAGAAAATGCAGGAGTAGTCGAAATAGATGAAAATGTAGCAGTAGTATTTAAAGTAGAAAGCCATAATCATCCTTCTTATATAGAGCCATTTCATGGTGCTGCTACCGGTGTTGGTGGAATAATAAGAGATATATTATCTATGGGAGCAAGACCGATAGCATTGGCAGATAGTTTAAGATTTGGAGATTTGAGAAATGATGGAAAAAGAAAAGGAATAAAAGATACAAAACCTATATTAAAAAGGGTTGTTGAAGGAATAGGCTTTTACGGTAATTGTATAGGAGTGCCTACTGTAGCAGGAGAAACGGTATTTGATGAAGTATATGCAGGAAACCCTCTTGTTAATGCTTTTTGTCTTGGAATATTAAAAAAGGATAAGATATATAGGGCAAGGGCAACAAAAATAGGTCAAAAACTTGTTATGGTTGGCTCTTCTACCGGAAGAGATGGAATTCATGGAGCTACAATGGCATCTGCTGAATTCTCTGCTGAAACAGAATCAAAAAGACCAAATGTTCAGATAGGAGACCCATTTTTCGGAAAAAGATTAATAGAAGCAACCCTTGAGGTTATGGAAAAAAATCTAATAGCCGGATGTCAGGATTTTGGAGCAGCAGGACTTGCAGGCTCAACATCAGAATTTGGTGCAAAATCCAAAATGGGTGTAAATGTTTATCTTGAAAATGTTCCCCTCAGAGAAGAAGGTATGACTCCTTATGAGATATTACTTTCAGAATCACAAGAAAGAATGCTTTATGCAGTAGATGAAGAAAATGTAGAAGAAGTTATAAAAATAGCCAAAAAACACGGCTTAGAAGCAGCAGTGATAGGAGAAACAACCGAAGGAAATAGATTAAAAGTATATTACAAAGACCAGATAGTTGTTGATTTACCTATATCTGCGATAGTAGATGATGCACCGGTATATGATAGACCGAGAAAAGAGCCATCTTATCTAAAAAAAGTAAAATCTTTTAACCAAGATGAACTACCGAAAGTAGATTTAAAAGAAGCTATAACAAAAATAATATCTTCTTTAAATATAGCAGATAAAAGCTGGGTTTATAGCCAGTATGACCACGAAGTTGGAACAAATACGGTAGTTAAACCCGGTAGCGATGCTGCAATAATTAGATTAAAATGGCCTGCAAGACCGGAGCTTTACTCTGAAAAAGCGATTGCAATATCTTCCGATGGAAATGGAAAATGGGTTTATTTAGACCCTTATGAAGGTGGAAAAAGAGTAGTAACAGAAAGTATAAGAAATTTATATGTATCCGGAGCAAAACCTCTTGCAATTACGGATTGTATAAACTGGGGAAATCCGGAAAATCCTGAGATATTATGGCAACTTGAACAAGCAACAAAAGGCATGGCAAAAGCCTGTGAAGAACTAAACACACCGGTAATAGGTGGAAATGTATCTTTATATAATGAAACAGTTTTAGAAGATAAAAGAATAAATATCTATCCAACACCTGTCGTAGTAGCAGTAGGAGTATTAGACAAACCTGAATATGCTATCCCCTCATTTTATCAATCAGAAGGAAATTATATTGCAATCGTAGGAGAAATTGATAAAAAACCAAATATAGCAGGAAGTGAGTTTTTAAAAGAAATTCACGGAAAAGTAGCCGGTGATATTGGAGAAACAAACCTAACCGTAGAGAAAAAATTATTATCATTTATCTTAAGCAATAGAGAATATATAAAATCTGCCCATGATGTGTCAGATGGTGGATTAATTACAGCTCTCTTAGAGCCTGCATTTGAAAAAGATTTAGGTATTGATATAACAATTAATACTCCTTACAGAGAAGATTTTGAGCTATTTGATGAGCTTCGCAGTATTATAGTAATCTCTATATCAGAAAAAGATATTTCAAAACTTGAAGAAGAAGCCAAAAAAAATGAGATAGGATTTAGAATAATCGGAAAAATTACAGATGATAAAAAATTCAAACTAAAAATTAATGATATACAAATAGAAGAAGATATAAGAAAGCTAAAACAGCTTTGGAAAGAAGGATTTAAAAAATATGTCATCTAA
- a CDS encoding aminotransferase class I/II-fold pyridoxal phosphate-dependent enzyme — MPEEFPRIKRLPHYVFATINELKAKMRKEGEDIIDFGMGNPDLAPAQHIIDKLCEAAKKKTSHRYSMSQGIPRLRKAIAEFYKKRYDVDIDPETEAIMTIGSKEAIDHLMLAMLEPGDIALVPSPRYPIHYYAPVIAGASVLTVPLPLEGTDDEKQEQFLKNIYESYEDSYPEPKVLILNFPNNPTTMTVTIDFFKEVIKFAKKKGMWIVHDLAYGDLCFDGYKAPSILQVEGAKDIAAETYSMTKGFSMAGWRVGFLVGNETLVYNLKRLKSYFDYGTFTPIQVASIVALEGDYSVVEKARDIYSKRLDVLVQGLNRIGWKVEKPKATMFLWAKIPEKFAHLGSIEFSKMLITEAKVAVAPGVGFGEHGEGYVRFAVVENEKRIRQAISNMKKLFKQ, encoded by the coding sequence ATGCCTGAAGAATTTCCGCGGATTAAAAGATTACCTCATTATGTTTTTGCAACTATTAATGAACTAAAAGCTAAAATGAGAAAAGAAGGAGAAGATATTATAGATTTTGGTATGGGAAATCCGGATTTGGCTCCGGCTCAACATATTATAGATAAATTATGTGAAGCTGCAAAGAAAAAAACTTCTCATAGATACTCAATGTCACAGGGTATTCCAAGACTTAGAAAAGCAATAGCAGAATTTTATAAAAAAAGATATGATGTAGATATAGACCCAGAAACAGAAGCCATAATGACAATAGGCTCAAAAGAAGCTATAGACCATCTTATGCTTGCTATGCTTGAACCGGGAGATATTGCATTAGTTCCAAGCCCAAGATATCCTATTCATTATTATGCACCGGTTATTGCCGGAGCAAGTGTTTTAACGGTTCCACTTCCTCTTGAAGGAACAGATGACGAAAAACAAGAACAATTTTTAAAAAATATTTATGAATCTTATGAAGATAGTTATCCGGAGCCAAAAGTCCTTATACTAAACTTTCCAAATAACCCTACAACAATGACAGTGACTATTGATTTCTTTAAAGAAGTTATAAAATTTGCAAAGAAAAAAGGAATGTGGATAGTCCACGACCTTGCTTATGGAGATTTATGTTTTGATGGATATAAAGCTCCAAGTATTCTTCAAGTAGAAGGAGCAAAAGATATAGCAGCAGAAACATACTCCATGACCAAAGGCTTTTCTATGGCCGGTTGGAGAGTTGGATTTTTAGTAGGAAATGAAACTCTTGTTTATAACTTAAAAAGATTAAAAAGTTATTTTGATTATGGGACATTTACACCTATACAAGTGGCAAGTATAGTAGCATTAGAAGGAGATTACTCTGTTGTAGAAAAAGCAAGAGATATTTATAGTAAAAGATTAGATGTTCTTGTGCAAGGATTAAATAGAATAGGTTGGAAAGTAGAAAAACCAAAAGCTACCATGTTTTTATGGGCAAAAATACCGGAAAAATTTGCTCACCTTGGCTCAATTGAATTCAGTAAAATGCTTATAACCGAGGCAAAAGTTGCAGTTGCTCCGGGAGTTGGTTTTGGAGAACATGGTGAAGGATATGTAAGATTTGCAGTTGTAGAAAATGAAAAAAGAATAAGACAGGCTATCTCAAATATGAAAAAATTATTTAAACAATGA
- a CDS encoding potassium channel family protein yields MDMDRWDGYKKKKKKKKIPHYGDVKPKNYRAVYEEKFYNILLRLRYPAMIIIFATGFGVLAMMIINNQTDGTHVLNFLFHTVISISTVGYTEGYTENIEINRLFSVLYLIIFFPLAYYFGLAMAINVFLQSNLPTIYKYWRMYKAMEKLTGHYIICGFNEITKEVIKNLKKRGFKVVLIEPNNSKEKEIIDFGVEYFVFDEPHKRSVLLGVGIEKAKGLITAFEENTQDLAVIVTARLIRPDKDEFYIISTATNEGAGEKMKLLGANEVIVPNATIGRRITSLVLHPPSPTISRFLEQIAYGERTDIDIMEIKISENSKLIGKTLKDIKMRQETGATIVAIIREDGKMKIAPSGDTEIKIGDSLLVLGHPKALKRAQQFFEEFEEENQHQEVG; encoded by the coding sequence ATGGATATGGATAGATGGGACGGTTATAAAAAAAAGAAAAAAAAGAAAAAAATTCCCCATTACGGAGATGTAAAACCCAAAAATTATAGGGCAGTTTATGAGGAAAAGTTTTATAACATTCTATTAAGACTTAGATATCCGGCTATGATTATCATTTTCGCCACCGGATTTGGTGTTTTGGCGATGATGATAATCAACAATCAAACAGATGGAACACATGTATTAAATTTTTTATTTCATACTGTTATATCTATATCCACAGTAGGATATACAGAAGGCTATACGGAAAATATTGAGATAAATAGACTCTTTTCTGTTCTATATTTGATAATCTTTTTCCCTCTTGCTTACTATTTTGGACTTGCGATGGCGATTAATGTATTTTTGCAAAGCAATCTACCTACTATTTATAAATATTGGAGGATGTATAAAGCTATGGAAAAATTAACAGGACATTATATTATTTGCGGATTTAATGAGATAACAAAAGAAGTTATAAAAAATCTCAAAAAAAGGGGCTTTAAAGTAGTCCTTATAGAACCAAACAACTCAAAGGAAAAAGAGATAATTGATTTTGGTGTTGAGTATTTTGTTTTTGATGAACCTCACAAAAGAAGTGTGTTGCTTGGTGTTGGAATAGAAAAGGCAAAAGGTTTAATAACAGCATTTGAGGAAAATACTCAAGATTTGGCAGTAATCGTTACTGCAAGACTGATAAGACCTGATAAAGATGAGTTTTATATAATTTCAACTGCTACAAACGAAGGTGCCGGTGAAAAAATGAAACTTTTGGGAGCAAATGAGGTAATCGTTCCTAATGCAACAATAGGAAGAAGAATCACTTCCTTAGTCCTTCATCCACCATCTCCTACAATATCAAGATTTTTAGAACAGATAGCTTATGGAGAGAGAACTGATATTGATATAATGGAGATAAAAATATCAGAAAATTCAAAACTTATAGGAAAAACCTTAAAAGATATAAAAATGAGACAGGAGACAGGAGCCACAATTGTTGCAATTATCAGGGAAGATGGAAAAATGAAAATAGCTCCTTCTGGTGATACAGAAATTAAAATAGGCGATTCTTTACTTGTTTTAGGACATCCTAAGGCATTAAAAAGAGCCCAGCAGTTCTTTGAAGAATTTGAAGAAGAAAATCAACATCAAGAGGTAGGATAA
- a CDS encoding ribonuclease Z, with the protein MSSKVKHRLINDKFEDPGILIEIPTLGEYILFDIGNIYNIDKEIIKKLSKIFITHTHMDHFIGFDYMLRLKLGKPQTVEIFGINPLSYNVYSKLQGYTWNLVDLEPQIIFKVKQLNQNIYESYQFDIKKKFQKELIKIEPVKDNIIYENEYYAVKYAVLDHKIDILGYSFEYKDRLLLKKEKIQNLPLKGKEVGDFKKFLQDENNKDKYFKIGDKNYSWQELREEFSYIQKGIKISYITDVIYHEKNKEKIIQLVKDSDYLYCEAVFLERDKEQAEKVYHLTTKQTAEIAKEANVKNLIVFHFSRRYGKNKELIMNEIKKYFENVS; encoded by the coding sequence ATGTCATCTAAGGTAAAACATAGACTCATTAATGATAAATTTGAAGACCCGGGTATATTAATAGAGATACCTACCCTTGGCGAATATATCCTTTTTGATATAGGAAATATTTATAACATAGACAAGGAAATTATAAAAAAATTAAGCAAAATATTTATCACCCATACCCATATGGACCATTTTATCGGTTTTGATTATATGTTAAGATTAAAACTTGGAAAACCCCAAACAGTTGAGATTTTTGGAATAAATCCACTTTCTTATAATGTATACTCAAAACTTCAAGGATACACATGGAACCTTGTAGATTTAGAACCACAGATAATTTTTAAAGTAAAACAGCTAAATCAAAATATTTATGAAAGTTATCAATTTGATATAAAGAAAAAATTCCAAAAAGAGCTTATAAAAATAGAGCCGGTAAAAGATAATATAATTTATGAAAATGAGTATTATGCTGTAAAGTATGCAGTTTTAGACCATAAAATAGATATTCTCGGATATAGTTTTGAGTATAAAGATAGATTATTGCTAAAAAAAGAAAAGATACAGAATCTACCATTAAAGGGAAAAGAAGTAGGAGATTTTAAAAAATTTTTGCAAGATGAAAATAATAAAGACAAATATTTTAAAATAGGTGATAAAAATTATAGCTGGCAGGAGCTTAGAGAAGAGTTTAGCTACATCCAAAAAGGAATAAAAATATCTTATATCACAGATGTGATTTATCATGAAAAAAATAAAGAAAAGATTATCCAGCTTGTTAAAGATTCAGATTATCTATATTGTGAAGCAGTATTTTTAGAAAGGGATAAAGAACAGGCAGAGAAAGTGTATCATCTAACAACAAAACAGACAGCAGAAATAGCAAAAGAAGCAAATGTAAAAAATTTGATAGTGTTTCATTTTTCAAGAAGATACGGAAAAAATAAAGAGCTTATAATGAATGAGATTAAAAAATATTTTGAAAATGTGAGCTGA